The following are from one region of the Nicotiana tomentosiformis chromosome 7, ASM39032v3, whole genome shotgun sequence genome:
- the LOC138895890 gene encoding uncharacterized protein, giving the protein MADALSRKTMGSLAHLEAYQRPLAKGIHWLASLGVRLVDSSEGGEWIHKHKTMAISLGIDDGTVRYQGRLCVPNVDGPRERNLSEAHTSRYSVHLSSTKMYHDLREVYWLNDMKRNIADIVARCPNCQQVKAEHQRLGGLA; this is encoded by the exons atggcagatgctcttagccggaaaactatgggtagtttggctcacttggaggcatatcaaaggccattggccaaggggATTCattggttggctagtttgggagttcgtcttgtcgactctagtgaaggaggg gagtggattcataaacataagaccatggccatTTCTCTTGGCATAGATGATGGTACAGTAAGGTACCAAGGACGactttgtgttccaaatgtggatggtccaCGGGAAAGAAACTTgtccgaggctcacacttctaggtactCCGTGCACCTgagctctacaaagatgtatcatgatcttagggaagtctactggttgaatgatatgaagaggaatatagCGGAcattgtggcaagatgtccaaattgtcagcaagtgaaggccgagcaccaAAGGCTTGGTGGGTTGgcatag